The Halomonas sp. KG2 genome contains a region encoding:
- a CDS encoding HAMP domain-containing histidine kinase: MRLRNLIILTVIVPLFVILVVFSLVAIKSLEDNVRSKLQTEVEIITRALGTSLSYAATRDSDTPLEEALQSAFSFHRIYGAYVFDTQGREVYGLGLGKDLFTPDEIQQVIEQDDLYSNYRQQEGWTYYSALIPLRAQDGTVRGVLQVNRLNTGIENYTGFISIVAVLVFVIGAAGIVFSIWWGFRHYIERPLNRLLHVMLLVEDGDRSQRATVDGPTEYRRLASGLNGMLDAMAEKDRDIDARRQREIELEKRLRKSKKLAELGVLAAGVAHEIGAPLTVINGQAQRLARRDTIGDDERARLGRIRGEVERIVQIVRQLMELGRQHNVEKDTQALDQLILSASELVEEELEPRNIHLDIDLPSPTPHLLVNGQQIVQVLTNLLRNAAQAPDVSCIRLSAKQYSEELTLWVEDDGPGIPASHHQQVFDPFFTTKPVGQGSGLGLSMVHRIINDHGGTIGVFDSGLGGAGFEITLPLSETASA, from the coding sequence AGAAGATAACGTGCGTTCCAAGCTGCAAACCGAAGTTGAGATTATCACCCGTGCACTGGGCACATCACTGAGTTACGCCGCCACTCGCGATAGCGACACCCCGCTAGAAGAAGCACTGCAATCCGCTTTTTCATTCCATCGTATCTATGGTGCTTATGTGTTCGACACCCAAGGCCGGGAAGTTTATGGGCTGGGGTTGGGCAAAGACCTGTTTACGCCGGATGAAATTCAGCAGGTTATCGAACAAGATGACCTGTATAGCAATTACCGCCAACAGGAAGGCTGGACGTACTACTCAGCATTGATTCCGCTGCGGGCGCAAGATGGTACGGTACGAGGTGTTCTGCAGGTAAATCGACTTAATACCGGCATCGAAAACTATACGGGCTTTATCAGCATTGTGGCGGTTTTAGTGTTTGTAATCGGAGCGGCCGGTATTGTTTTTAGCATCTGGTGGGGCTTTAGGCACTATATAGAACGACCGCTCAATCGTCTTTTGCACGTGATGTTACTTGTGGAAGATGGCGACCGCAGCCAACGGGCTACGGTCGATGGCCCGACGGAATATCGCCGCTTAGCATCAGGCTTGAACGGCATGCTAGATGCCATGGCAGAAAAAGATCGCGATATTGATGCTCGTCGGCAGCGCGAAATCGAACTAGAAAAGCGCCTGCGCAAATCTAAAAAGCTGGCGGAGTTAGGCGTTTTGGCGGCCGGTGTCGCCCATGAAATTGGCGCACCATTAACCGTCATCAATGGCCAAGCCCAGCGCTTAGCCCGCAGGGACACCATTGGCGATGACGAACGTGCACGATTAGGCCGTATCCGAGGCGAAGTCGAAAGAATTGTTCAAATTGTCCGCCAATTAATGGAACTAGGCAGACAACATAACGTAGAGAAAGACACGCAAGCGTTGGATCAGCTTATTCTGAGTGCCAGTGAGTTAGTGGAAGAGGAGCTGGAGCCACGAAATATTCACTTGGATATTGATCTTCCCTCCCCTACCCCCCATTTATTGGTCAATGGGCAGCAAATTGTGCAGGTACTCACCAATCTATTACGCAACGCAGCGCAAGCACCAGATGTTAGCTGTATACGCCTTAGTGCCAAGCAATACAGTGAAGAGCTAACACTCTGGGTGGAAGATGACGGGCCTGGCATTCCAGCGTCGCATCATCAGCAAGTATTTGATCCTTTCTTTACGACCAAACCGGTGGGCCAAGGCAGCGGCTTAGGGCTCTCCATGGTGCATCGCATTATTAACGACCACGGCGGGACGATTGGCGTATTTGATAGCGGCCTTGGCGGCGCTGGATTCGAGATTACGCTCCCCCTTAGTGAAACCGCATCCGCTTGA
- a CDS encoding sigma-54 dependent transcriptional regulator, whose amino-acid sequence MTHQEHLLPLLVVEDDAAIRELLEEELNDAGYDTLGVPSAEDALALLSHTAVAMMITDVRLPGMTGIQLLQQLRQSGSELGIIVITAFGTIDQAVEALKLGADDFLTKPLDLDAIREAVFRVLERQRLSLSHDDTELSQFHGIVGKSSGMQSLFHDASRLAKSDAPILILGESGTGKELLARAIHQESKRHEAPFVPVNCASIPADLMESEFFGHVKGAFTGANEARRGLFHSAQGGSLFLDEIGEMPVNLQAKLLRALQEKTVRPVGGEREEPVDVRIIAATHRNLEKEIEQENFRSDLFYRLETFSLRIPPLRERGTDIEHLVFALIDKHAEAQSKQIEQIEPEALNSLLNYTYPGNVRELENAIMRAVTLSEEGILQHQDLPERLREQASQHNGSEITPTLTGEVLPGTQVPAPAPTRWPSLEEVEKRYIRKVLEATGGNKRRTAEVLGIARRTLYRRLEDNEE is encoded by the coding sequence GTGACCCATCAGGAACACCTTTTACCTTTATTGGTAGTGGAAGATGACGCCGCTATACGTGAGTTATTGGAAGAAGAGCTCAACGACGCGGGCTATGACACGCTAGGCGTTCCCAGTGCCGAAGACGCCTTGGCACTACTAAGCCATACAGCTGTGGCAATGATGATTACGGATGTACGTCTTCCAGGAATGACCGGCATTCAGTTACTTCAGCAACTGCGTCAAAGCGGTAGCGAGCTGGGCATTATTGTCATCACTGCCTTTGGCACCATTGACCAAGCCGTTGAGGCGCTAAAGCTGGGAGCCGATGACTTTCTAACTAAACCATTGGATTTAGATGCCATTCGCGAGGCAGTCTTCCGCGTCTTAGAGCGCCAGCGCTTGTCTCTCTCCCACGACGATACTGAGTTGAGCCAGTTTCACGGCATTGTCGGAAAAAGCTCAGGCATGCAGTCTCTGTTTCATGATGCATCTCGGCTGGCTAAAAGCGATGCGCCTATTTTAATTCTGGGCGAAAGCGGTACCGGTAAAGAGCTATTGGCTCGCGCTATCCATCAAGAAAGCAAACGCCACGAAGCACCCTTTGTGCCTGTTAACTGTGCCAGCATTCCTGCCGATCTAATGGAAAGTGAGTTTTTTGGTCATGTAAAAGGGGCATTCACCGGGGCTAACGAAGCGCGCCGCGGTCTGTTTCATAGCGCTCAAGGCGGCAGCCTGTTTTTGGATGAGATTGGCGAAATGCCGGTTAATCTTCAAGCCAAATTACTGCGCGCGCTGCAAGAAAAGACGGTACGACCCGTTGGCGGCGAGCGTGAGGAGCCGGTAGATGTCCGCATCATTGCCGCGACCCATCGCAATCTTGAAAAAGAGATCGAACAAGAGAACTTTCGCAGTGACTTGTTCTATCGCCTTGAGACGTTCTCGCTGCGCATTCCTCCACTGCGCGAGCGTGGCACCGATATAGAGCATCTTGTATTTGCATTAATCGATAAACACGCCGAAGCGCAAAGTAAGCAGATTGAACAAATCGAGCCCGAAGCGCTAAATAGCCTGTTGAACTACACCTACCCAGGCAACGTACGCGAGCTGGAAAACGCTATTATGCGGGCCGTAACACTGAGCGAAGAAGGCATATTGCAGCACCAAGATTTGCCAGAGCGCTTACGCGAACAGGCTAGCCAACATAACGGTTCGGAAATAACGCCGACACTCACTGGTGAAGTGTTACCTGGCACTCAGGTTCCAGCACCTGCACCTACCCGCTGGCCCAGCCTGGAAGAAGTAGAAAAGCGCTACATACGCAAAGTGTTAGAGGCCACCGGCGGCAATAAACGGCGTACGGCTGAAGTGTTGGGTATTGCTCGACGAACGCTTTATCGTCGTTTGGAAGATAACGAGGAATAA